DNA from Bradyrhizobium diazoefficiens USDA 110:
CGCGGCACTCAGCGTGCCGATGACGCCGGCACCCGCCACCGGCCCGATGAAGGAGCCGACGCCGCCGACCATGACCGCGACAAAGCCCTGGATCAGGAAGCGCAGGCCGAGATCGGCGAACAGGCTGAAGACAGGCACGATCAGCGCGCCGGCAAGGCCGGCGAGCGCCGCGCCGAAGGCAAAGGTGGCGCCATAGATCAGCGGCGTGGAGATGCCGGAGGCGCGCGCCAGCGAGGGATTTTCCAGCGTGGCGCGGACGCGCAGGCCGAAGCTCGTGCGAGAGAGCAGGAGATAGCAGCCACCCATCACCAGCAGCGTGATGACGATGATGGTGAAGCGCCATGCCGAGATGTGCATCGCGCCGATGTCGATCGAGCCGCCGATCGGCTCGGGCACGGTGAGATAGAAGCCGCCGATCAGGCCGCGCACGGATTCGCGGATGATCAGGCCGAGCGCATAGGTGCCGAGCATCGCCACGATCGGCGCGGCGTAGAAGCGGCGGATGATCAGCGCCTCCAGCACAAAGCCGAGCGCGCCGACCACGAAGGGCGCCGCGACCATGCCGGCCCAGATCGGCAGGCCCCCGGCGTAGGCGAGATAGGTGATGTAGGCCCCGAGCAGGACGAACTCTCCTTGCGCGAAGTTGAAGATGCCCATCATGCTGGCGATGATCCCGAGCCCCAGCACGATCAGGACGATGATCGCGCCAAAGCTCAGGATCTCGAACGCCGCGACGAACGCGTTAGCCATTTGGTGCTGTTCCGTCCGTCTGCATCGACGCCTCGCTCACATCTTCTTCCAGTCGCCGATCTGCTCGAAGGCGTGCGCGGCGCGATAGATGGTCGATTCCTCGAACATGCGGCCGACCAGCATCAGGCCGACGGGCAGGCCGTCGACCATGCCGCAGGGCAGCGACATCGCGGGGTGATGGGTGATGTCGAACGGCGCGGTGTTGCCGATCATCTCCAGCGCACGGGCGACGTAGTCCTCGCGGCTGGCCGTGGGCTCCGGCAGCTTGGTTGCCTTCATCGGCGTCGTCGGCAGCAAAAGCAGATCGTAATCCCCAAACGCCTTGTCGTAGGCGGCGGTCAGCCTGCGGGAGATATTGAGCGCCTTGCCGTAGAAGCGTGGACCGAAATTGTTGTTGATGTAGGTGCCGAGCATCATGAACAGCTTCGTGGTCTCGGACAGCGAGTCGGCCTGCCGGCGCCAGCCGCGATGAAAATCCATCAGCGAGGTCGAATAGAGATCGCCGCGGCTGAGGCCGTAGCCGTCGCCGAACATCATGGTCTGGGTCAGGCCTTCGGTGCCGATCGGGGTCCAGATCGCGCCGCCCAGGAGATGCATCGGGATTGAGACCGTCTCTACGGTGGCGCCAAGATCCTTGAAGCGCTTTGCCGCCTCGCGCACGCTTTCATTCACCGCGGCTTCTGCGACCGGCTGCTCAAAGCCTTCCTTGAGAATGCCGATCTTCATGCCCTTGACGCCCTGGCCGAGCGCCTTGGTGTATTCCTCGACCTTCGGAGCCTTGATGCGCGGATCGTAGCCGTCATCGCCGGCGAGCACTTCAAGCAGCAGCGCGTTGTCAGCGACGGTCGCGGTCATCGGACCGGTATGGTCGACATAGATCTCGATCGGCATGATCCCGGTGTAAGGCACGAGGCCCCAGGTCGGCTTCATGCCGTAAATGCCGCAGAACGAGGACGGCATGCGGATCGAGCCGCCCTGATCGCCGCCGATCGCCATGTCGACTTCGCCGAGCGCGACCACGACGCCCGAGCCTGACGACGAGCCACCGGCCGAGTAACCC
Protein-coding regions in this window:
- a CDS encoding amidase, producing the protein MTVVLPTPAQLRSVAEQCGLSLTDDDVASFRGLMQGSIEAYNLVAAMPDEVPEVKYPRTPGYRPSAEENPRNAWYRKATVKGAAGGKLKGKTVALKDNIMLAGVPMTNGSSTLEGYVPDFDATIVTRMLDAGAEIKGKVHCEHFCLSGGSHTGSFGPVHNPHKMGYSAGGSSSGSGVVVALGEVDMAIGGDQGGSIRMPSSFCGIYGMKPTWGLVPYTGIMPIEIYVDHTGPMTATVADNALLLEVLAGDDGYDPRIKAPKVEEYTKALGQGVKGMKIGILKEGFEQPVAEAAVNESVREAAKRFKDLGATVETVSIPMHLLGGAIWTPIGTEGLTQTMMFGDGYGLSRGDLYSTSLMDFHRGWRRQADSLSETTKLFMMLGTYINNNFGPRFYGKALNISRRLTAAYDKAFGDYDLLLLPTTPMKATKLPEPTASREDYVARALEMIGNTAPFDITHHPAMSLPCGMVDGLPVGLMLVGRMFEESTIYRAAHAFEQIGDWKKM
- a CDS encoding branched-chain amino acid ABC transporter permease — encoded protein: MANAFVAAFEILSFGAIIVLIVLGLGIIASMMGIFNFAQGEFVLLGAYITYLAYAGGLPIWAGMVAAPFVVGALGFVLEALIIRRFYAAPIVAMLGTYALGLIIRESVRGLIGGFYLTVPEPIGGSIDIGAMHISAWRFTIIVITLLVMGGCYLLLSRTSFGLRVRATLENPSLARASGISTPLIYGATFAFGAALAGLAGALIVPVFSLFADLGLRFLIQGFVAVMVGGVGSFIGPVAGAGVIGTLSAALPWVMAPVVADVLVFVLAIIFIKFRPQGLIAGKGV